In the Pseudomonas sp. DTU_2021_1001937_2_SI_NGA_ILE_001 genome, one interval contains:
- a CDS encoding TetR/AcrR family transcriptional regulator — translation MNTMTDSAAPPADTLRKSRKNNPEKTREDILQAAVAEFVARGLSGARVDAIAERTRTSKRMIYYYFGSKEELYVQVLEKLYGDIRTTEGHLHLDDLEPHAAIRRLVEFTFDHHDRNVDFVRIVCNENILNGENVKQSEAIHAQSLNIIRTLDAILRRGEASGVFREGVDAVDLHMLMTSFCFHRVSNRHTLGAIFKIELADEQIKQRHKTMICDSVLRYLQR, via the coding sequence ATGAATACAATGACCGACTCCGCCGCGCCGCCTGCCGACACGCTGCGCAAGAGCCGCAAGAACAACCCGGAAAAGACCCGCGAAGACATCCTTCAGGCGGCCGTCGCCGAATTCGTAGCCCGTGGCCTGTCCGGGGCGCGGGTCGATGCCATCGCCGAGCGCACCCGCACATCCAAGCGGATGATCTACTACTACTTCGGCAGCAAGGAAGAGCTCTACGTCCAGGTGCTGGAGAAGCTCTACGGCGACATCCGTACCACCGAAGGGCACCTGCACCTCGACGACCTGGAGCCCCACGCGGCGATCCGTCGCCTGGTGGAGTTCACTTTCGATCACCATGACCGCAACGTCGATTTCGTGCGCATCGTGTGCAACGAGAACATCCTCAATGGCGAGAACGTCAAGCAGTCCGAGGCCATCCATGCGCAGAGCCTGAACATCATCCGCACCCTGGACGCCATCCTGCGGCGCGGCGAAGCCAGTGGGGTATTCCGCGAAGGCGTGGATGCGGTGGACCTGCACATGCTGATGACTTCGTTCTGCTTTCATCGCGTGTCCAATCGTCACACCCTGGGGGCGATCTTCAAGATCGAACTGGCTGACGAACAGATCAAGCAGCGCCACAAGACCATGATCTGCGACTCGGTGCTGCGTTACCTGCAGCGTTGA
- the quiC gene encoding 3-dehydroshikimate dehydratase QuiC, with protein sequence MQRSIATVCLSGTLPEKLEAIAAAGFDGVEIFENDLLYYDGSPRNVRQMCADLGLAITLFQPFRDFEGCRRDRLQRNLDRAERKFDLMQELGTDLVLVCSNVAADSLGERSVLLDDLHLLAERADARRLRIGYEALAWGRHVNTWQQVWDLVQAVDHPALGVLLDSFHTLSLKGDPSAIAQIPGDKIFFVQMADAPLLAMDVLEWSRHFRCFPGQGEFDLAGFLAPILRSGYTGPLSLEVFNDGFRAAPTRANAADGFRSLLYLEEKTRQLLAEQDAAVEPQLLFNPPPASPLDGIEFLEFAVDEDHSARLQGWLERLGFARLGKHRSKAVKLMGQGDIRIVLNAEPYSFAHGFFEAHGPSLCATALRVADAPQALERARAFKGQPYRGLVGPNEREVPAVRAPDGSLIYLVDRAEPGQSIYDSDFVIDSAALPQGSLQRIDHMAMALPADSLDSWVLFYKGLLDFEADDEVVLPDPYGLVKSRALRSRCSSVRLPLNISENRNTAISHALSTYRGSGVHHIAFSCEDIFAEVRRAKEAGVPLLEIPLNYYDDLAARLDFDDEFLSELAYYNVLYDRDSQGGELFHVYTEAFDGRFFFEIIQRKNGYAGYGAANVPVRLAAMAKARSGAAPKARL encoded by the coding sequence ATGCAGCGTTCCATTGCCACCGTTTGCCTGAGCGGTACCTTGCCTGAAAAGCTCGAAGCCATCGCCGCGGCCGGTTTCGACGGTGTCGAGATTTTCGAAAACGACCTTCTGTACTACGACGGCAGCCCGCGTAACGTGCGGCAGATGTGCGCCGACCTGGGCCTGGCCATTACCCTGTTCCAGCCGTTCCGCGATTTCGAGGGCTGCCGCCGCGACCGCCTGCAGCGCAACCTCGACCGTGCCGAGCGCAAGTTCGACCTGATGCAGGAGCTGGGTACCGACCTGGTGCTGGTGTGCAGCAACGTCGCCGCTGACTCCCTGGGCGAGCGCAGCGTGCTGCTCGATGACTTGCACCTGCTGGCCGAACGCGCCGATGCCCGGCGCCTGCGCATCGGCTATGAGGCGCTGGCCTGGGGACGGCACGTGAATACCTGGCAGCAGGTCTGGGACCTGGTGCAGGCCGTTGACCATCCGGCACTGGGTGTCTTGCTCGACAGCTTCCACACCCTGTCGCTGAAGGGCGACCCCAGCGCCATCGCGCAGATTCCCGGCGACAAGATCTTCTTCGTGCAGATGGCCGATGCACCGCTGCTGGCCATGGATGTGCTGGAGTGGAGCCGGCACTTCCGTTGCTTCCCCGGGCAGGGCGAGTTCGACCTGGCGGGCTTCCTCGCACCGATCCTGCGCAGTGGCTACACCGGCCCGCTGTCGCTGGAGGTGTTCAACGACGGTTTCCGCGCCGCACCGACCCGCGCCAATGCCGCCGATGGCTTTCGCTCGCTGCTTTATCTGGAAGAGAAGACCCGTCAACTGCTGGCCGAGCAGGACGCGGCGGTCGAGCCGCAACTGCTGTTCAATCCGCCGCCGGCCAGCCCGCTGGACGGTATCGAGTTTCTCGAATTCGCGGTCGACGAAGACCACAGCGCACGCCTGCAGGGCTGGCTGGAACGGCTGGGTTTCGCCCGGTTGGGTAAGCACCGCTCGAAGGCGGTGAAGCTCATGGGGCAGGGCGATATCCGTATTGTGCTCAACGCCGAGCCCTATTCCTTTGCCCACGGTTTCTTCGAAGCCCATGGCCCGTCGCTGTGCGCCACGGCCTTGCGCGTCGCGGATGCACCGCAGGCCCTGGAGCGAGCGCGGGCCTTCAAGGGCCAGCCGTATCGCGGCCTGGTCGGTCCCAACGAGCGCGAGGTGCCAGCGGTGCGAGCGCCGGACGGCAGCCTCATCTACCTGGTGGACCGCGCCGAGCCGGGGCAGTCGATCTACGACAGCGACTTCGTCATCGACAGCGCCGCGCTGCCCCAGGGCAGCCTGCAGCGTATCGACCACATGGCCATGGCCCTGCCGGCCGACAGCCTGGACAGCTGGGTGCTGTTCTACAAAGGGCTGCTGGACTTCGAGGCCGACGATGAGGTGGTACTCCCCGACCCCTATGGGTTGGTGAAGAGCCGCGCACTGCGCAGCCGCTGCAGCAGCGTGCGCCTGCCGCTGAACATCTCGGAGAACCGCAACACGGCCATCTCCCACGCGCTGTCCACCTATCGCGGCTCTGGCGTGCATCACATCGCGTTCTCGTGCGAGGACATCTTCGCCGAGGTGCGGCGTGCCAAGGAGGCCGGTGTGCCGCTGCTGGAGATTCCGCTGAACTACTATGACGACCTGGCGGCGCGCCTGGATTTCGACGACGAGTTCCTCAGCGAACTGGCCTACTACAACGTCCTTTATGACCGCGACAGCCAGGGTGGCGAGCTGTTTCACGTGTACACCGAGGCGTTCGATGGGCGCTTCTTCTTCGAAATCATCCAGCGCAAGAACGGCTACGCTGGCTATGGCGCGGCCAACGTACCGGTGCGCCTGGCCGCCATGGCCAAGGCCCGCAGCGGCGCCGCGCCCAAGGCCCGTCTGTAG
- a CDS encoding MFS transporter, protein MLNTQTNPLASAARAGIGDKIRGAMAVGKTRWGMLALVFLATTLNYIDRAALGVMQPILAKEMSWTTMDYANINFWFQVGYAVGFLLQGRFIDKVGVKRAFFLAVLLWSVATGAHGLATSAVGFMVCRFILGLTEAANYPACVKTTRLWFPAGERAVATGIFNAGTNVGAMITPALLPIILSVWGWQAAFLAMGFLGLFWVVAWRLKYYNPEEHPTVSKAELDYINQAKEPEPVKVPFSHILKMRGTWAFALAYSITAPVFWFYLYWLPPFLNQQYSLGISVTQMGIPLILIWLTADFGSIGGGVLSSWLIGRGMKPSKARLVSMLTFALTICSVVFAANASGLWVAVLAIALAVGAHQAWTANIWSLVMDYTPKHLMSTVFGFGGMCAAIGGMFMTQIVGAVLTATNNNYSILFMLIPSMYFIALTWMYFMAPREVPDLKD, encoded by the coding sequence ATGCTCAACACACAGACCAACCCCCTGGCCAGCGCCGCACGCGCCGGCATCGGCGACAAGATCCGCGGCGCCATGGCCGTGGGCAAGACCCGCTGGGGCATGCTCGCCCTGGTGTTTCTCGCCACCACCCTGAACTACATCGACCGCGCCGCCCTGGGTGTCATGCAGCCTATCCTGGCCAAGGAAATGAGCTGGACGACCATGGACTACGCCAACATCAACTTCTGGTTCCAGGTCGGCTATGCCGTCGGCTTCCTGCTGCAGGGTCGCTTTATCGACAAGGTCGGCGTCAAGCGCGCCTTCTTCCTCGCCGTGCTGCTATGGAGCGTCGCCACCGGCGCCCACGGCCTGGCCACCTCGGCAGTCGGTTTCATGGTCTGCCGCTTCATCCTCGGCCTGACCGAAGCGGCCAACTACCCGGCCTGCGTGAAGACCACCCGGCTGTGGTTCCCGGCCGGCGAGCGTGCGGTCGCCACCGGCATCTTCAACGCCGGCACCAACGTCGGTGCGATGATCACCCCCGCCCTGCTGCCCATCATCCTCAGCGTCTGGGGCTGGCAAGCGGCATTCCTGGCCATGGGTTTCCTGGGCCTGTTCTGGGTCGTGGCCTGGCGCCTGAAGTACTACAACCCTGAAGAGCACCCGACCGTCAGCAAGGCCGAGCTGGACTACATCAACCAGGCGAAAGAGCCCGAGCCGGTCAAGGTGCCGTTCTCGCACATTCTCAAGATGCGCGGCACCTGGGCCTTCGCCCTGGCCTACTCGATCACCGCACCGGTGTTCTGGTTCTACCTGTACTGGCTGCCGCCGTTTCTCAACCAGCAATACAGCCTGGGCATCAGCGTGACGCAAATGGGCATCCCGCTGATTCTCATCTGGCTGACCGCCGACTTCGGCAGCATTGGCGGCGGCGTGCTGTCGTCCTGGCTGATCGGTCGCGGCATGAAGCCCAGCAAGGCGCGCCTGGTGTCGATGCTGACCTTCGCCCTGACCATCTGCAGCGTGGTGTTCGCCGCCAACGCCAGCGGCCTATGGGTCGCGGTACTGGCCATCGCCCTGGCGGTCGGCGCGCACCAGGCCTGGACCGCGAACATCTGGAGCCTGGTGATGGACTACACGCCTAAGCACCTGATGAGCACGGTGTTCGGCTTCGGCGGAATGTGCGCGGCGATCGGTGGCATGTTCATGACCCAGATCGTGGGAGCGGTCCTCACCGCCACCAACAATAACTACAGCATTCTGTTCATGCTGATTCCGTCGATGTACTTCATCGCCCTGACCTGGATGTACTTCATGGCACCGCGGGAAGTGCCGGACCTGAAAGACTGA
- a CDS encoding DMT family transporter: MSTTSTPLSGVNHPLKGISFILLATFLFASHDTLSKYLSGFYPVMLVVWARYLVHTLLMSCIFMPSSGLRVLRTKRPLFQILRALALLGTSLLFTSSLLFIPQAEATAVNFLAPLLVTALSVPLLREQVTRGQWIAVIVGFSGVLIIIHPGGELFTPAILLPLSSALCFALYQLLTRLVSPYDSPTTSNFFAGLFNTLVMSALVPFFWVTPELKHWPFLLALGGCGMAAHLLLTQAFRYAAPAMLAPFSYCQIVFAGLLGWLVFSHMPPLDAQVGIAIICLSGLAAAWQQRKR; the protein is encoded by the coding sequence ATGAGCACGACCAGCACGCCATTGTCCGGCGTCAACCATCCTCTCAAGGGAATCAGCTTCATTCTCCTGGCGACCTTTCTGTTCGCCAGTCACGACACCCTTTCCAAGTACCTGTCCGGGTTCTACCCGGTGATGTTGGTGGTCTGGGCGCGCTACCTGGTGCATACCCTGCTGATGAGCTGCATTTTCATGCCGTCGTCCGGCCTGCGGGTGCTGCGTACCAAGCGTCCGCTGTTCCAGATATTGCGCGCCCTGGCGCTGCTCGGCACCAGCCTGCTGTTCACCAGCAGCCTGCTGTTCATTCCCCAGGCCGAGGCTACGGCGGTCAACTTCCTGGCGCCCTTGCTGGTGACTGCGCTGTCGGTGCCGCTGCTGCGCGAGCAGGTCACCCGGGGCCAGTGGATCGCGGTGATCGTCGGCTTTTCCGGGGTGCTGATCATCATCCACCCCGGTGGCGAGCTGTTCACCCCGGCGATCCTGTTGCCGTTGTCCTCGGCGTTGTGCTTTGCCCTGTACCAGTTGCTGACCCGGCTGGTCAGCCCCTATGACAGCCCCACCACCAGCAACTTCTTCGCCGGGCTGTTCAATACCCTGGTGATGAGCGCACTGGTGCCGTTCTTCTGGGTGACCCCGGAACTCAAGCACTGGCCGTTCCTGCTCGCCCTGGGCGGCTGTGGCATGGCTGCCCACCTGCTGCTGACCCAGGCATTCCGCTACGCCGCGCCGGCGATGCTGGCACCGTTCAGCTACTGCCAGATCGTATTCGCCGGGCTGCTGGGCTGGCTGGTGTTCTCCCACATGCCGCCCCTCGATGCGCAGGTCGGCATCGCCATCATCTGCCTCAGCGGCCTGGCCGCTGCCTGGCAGCAACGCAAGCGTTGA